GATGAGACATTGCAATATGCCAGTATCTGAACCAACAGTCCAGCACTTGACAGTTGAGCCTGCGAGAAGCCTAGAGTACGCTCTCTGGTCTGGTGTCGCACCTGTCCTGTCTGTCTGAGAGTCGAACACGCCTACGGAGTACTCGTATTTTCAACACATGTTCGCAGGATTAATTAGGAGCCGGAGCCTGACACGTTTGCAGTTGCAGGAGGAGGATCTGGGACTCGAGTATTATATTCTAACCCGCGCGAACGCCTTCTGGAGTTCTGGTGCAGGGGCCAGGGGGGGTCAAGGATTTCCTGTCATGAAACTTCCTCGACGAAAATGTCCGGAAAAGGAACAGGAGCCACGGATGTTTTTCGTGCTCGGGTGAGGAAAGAAACGTCCCGGTCTGCAGCACGATACGGTCTCTTCGCGCTGTACTGCACAACTCAGCTTGGTTTTTGAAATGGTTTGTTACTCGAAGCTGGGACGCGCCAGGTGGCTGGGCGACGTATTTGTTACTCTACCTTGTTCTCCTCTGCCTCCAGTTCTGGGATCttcctccatgcatgtgtctttcCTTCCAAAGAAGGGTTAACGACGGTCGTATGAGCTTTTGGATTTTGGATGGACGATGGGAATTTAGTATTCCGATGAATGACTGGCAGGCAGGGGGTTGCGTTCGCGTTGAAGTATCAGGTAAAAATGAAAGTTACGTACATGGCACATCGTTATCTCGTTAGGCTTCTTTCACAAATTTTGTTGGTCTAATGAGTGGCGCATGCGTGGAATTCTTCACAGCGTGTACATAAGTTACAGGCGCGCTTGATTTGAAAAATAGCCCACGAGTCGAAAGATCTAGGACGATCTAGAAGAGAACAGCGGAAATGAAATGGTTCGTAGTAGCCATGATAGCACGATCGTTACGTTCTCTGTCAAACTTCAGTCCCACCATCACTGTTTGATGAAATATTTTGCACAGCTGCTAGAAGCCCGCCCGACCTAGCCTCTATCTAGAAGTAAATAGGACGACAAGATCAAACTAATGATGACGGGTTTTTGCAAGCATCAGTGTCAAATGAGTCTAGTACGAGTACGACGATGGGCCTCTTGTCACCAACCAAACGAGTATTATTATTAGGGGAAAAAAGACCTCTTGAATCCCCTGTTGAACGGACCCGCCGACCAAACCCGCTAGGCGATCAGCTGACGGCGACGACCTGAGAGCACACGCGTACGCCGGCCGATTGCTTCGACAACCTACCCACTCTGGTGTCCACGTCCACCCCACCAGGCAGACAAACATCCTGGACCAATGATGAACAGAGCCTCGCCGGATTCAACCCTCTCTGCTCCTAGGACGGGCCAGGGCAGGCCTCGGACGCCACGTGCACCCAGCGCCGCTGCGCGCAACCACCGAGCGCACGCACGCACGACGAACCAACGGAGGACCCGCCCGCCGTCGCccggtgcggtgcggtgcgggACAGGGCAACTCATGTGCTCAGCGACACCGCCGAGGCGCCGAGTCAACTCGAAGCCGAATCCATGCTAGCGTACGTGCGTCTGCGTCCGAGCGCGGGGAGGGGCGGGGCGTCGGTTCCCCCGTCGCTGCCATCGCCCAATACGTGGCCGACCGCGCGGCGGGATCCGCTTCCGACCGGCTTTGACCTTTGAGGCGTCCAGGCGCACCACGTGTTGGCTCGGGCCGCGTGGGGTTTCCGTTTTCCGCGTTTGTTTTGTTTGCCGCCCCCGCTCGGCACCGTGGCCCTGCCCCTGCCACAGCCCACTACAGCCAGCCCCACCCGGCCACCCCGACACTAACCGGCGTCGCGCGCCGACGgcgaagtagtagtagtaaggcAGAGGCACGGGGCCGCCGCGCCATCGGATCCCCCACGCGTTTTTCCCACTTTTCGGCCGGGGGCGGGGTGCGTATCGTGGGTGGCGTCGAACGGGCTGGACGGATGCGTGCGCGGTGTGCGGTGGGCCGGCTGCGGCGCTGCACGTGGGAGCCTGGCAGCCAGAGGCAGTCAGGCTGCTGGTGGTTTTGTCCGTTCCGCGCGCGCGCGTCGGGACGCGGCCAGGTTTTTCACGCCGTCCAGGCGAAGCGGACAGCCAGCCCCAGCGGAAAAACGTTCAGGTTACGCTTACTTACGCCGCGATGTGACACGACCTAGCTCACGACGGATCGTTTCGATCTCCTGGGCTCGGAAGGTGGGTGGCGGAGaacgctgccgccgccggcgaggtGTTCCAGTTCGAGAGATCGATCGATATATAAGTGGCTGTTGCGAGACGGCAACACGTACGTGCTGCGGTTGCGGTTGCGGTTGCGGTTGCCGCCTTGCTGATCAACCGACCTTACTCAGACTAAAGCGACGAGAAGAACCGAAGTGGTTTAAGGTTCAGTATGAGAAGCTCCCATACATTTGTTTCTCATGCGGTAAATTGGGGCATACTGATTTGGAGTGTCCAACTCCAGCTGTTAGAAATGAGGAGGGGAAGTTGCCATACGATGTTCAGTTGAGAGCACCGGAGGAGAAGAGACGCCGGCTGCAGTCCTTTGCCGGGGCAGCAGCAGAGACTTTTGGGAGTGGCTCCTCCTCGGGCTTTTACCACACACGTCAATCGAATCAGTCGGGGGACCGGAGCTCTAGAACCGGATCTCGCTACTCTGATAGCGTGATGGGGGAATCGGAGGAACAAGAGGTGCAATCACCTCTGAAGGAGGACCGGGTGGACGTGGCTAGAAGAAACAATGAAGGTGGGCAGGGTGCAAGCAGGAAGCTTGATATGATGGATGAGGAGGGGCGCCGGCCGGGTCCTCGCAAGAGGAAGTCGAAAGGAGCTACCCCAGCCACACATACACCTGACCTGAACATTCCGGTGGATGGATCATCTACTCTGGTGCCAGCGGGACTAGTGAGCTCGCGGGTGAATCAGATGGATCCGGGGGCTGAGAGTGGGGGAGTATGATTGAAACCCTCAAGAAACAAAAGCGTGGTGCAAACAACAATGCGAGATCGGCGGCGGCTGCGGAGAGCAGTCCCCGCCGGGCACAATGAATATCCTTAGTGTGAACTGCCGGGGCTGCGGGCGGCCCGAGGCAGTTCAAGAGATCCGCCAGTTGGTGGTGGAGAAGAGGCCCGCGGTGGTGTTCCTGATGGAGACGAGGATGGGGGAGGAGAGAGCTCTCGGCTTGATTGCAGACCTTGGCTTCCAAAATGCCATAGTGGTCAAGGCGGAGGGTTTAAGCGGCGGTTTAGTGCTGTTGTGGCGTGGCGACGTCATGATCGCAGAGATGAGCAAGTCAAGGTCACATATTGATGTGATGTTGTCATGTGAGCGGCTGAAGATTTCTCATTGGCGGCTTACGGGGTTTTATGGTGAACCCAGAAGGGAGCGAAGGAAGGAGAGCTGGTACCTCCTGCGATTTCTGCGAGCACAGTCGAGTGAACCATGGCTGTGTTTGGGGGATTTCAACGAGGTTTTGGCGGTGGAGGAGCAGATTGGAGCCATTGAGAGGGAGCTGTGGCAGGTGACCGCGTTCCAGGACGTGGTCAGTGACTGTGGCTTCACCGACCTTGGTTTTCATGGTGTACCGTACACCTGGGACAATAGGCAGGATGCTGATCGAAACGTCAAGGTCAGGTTGGATCGTGCCTTGGGAGACTGTAAGTTCATGGATCGGCTGGGAGGATCCGAAGTGTTCCATCTCCCTCTGACGGAGTCGGATCATGCTGGCCTCTTGGTGGAGGTGAGGAATTCAGAGCCGGTGGCGCGGGCGGGGGGCAGGCGTCCCAAACCATTCCGGTATGAAAACATGTGGAAAACTCACGGGGAGTACAATGAGTTTGTGAACAAATCCTGGGACCCGGGGCCGGGCAGGGCAGATTTGTCCATAGTGGCGAATACTCTCTCAACTTTGCAAGGAGCACTGAAAACTTGGGATCGAGACGTCTTTGGCTCGGTCACAAAGCAAGTTAAGGAGCTCAGAGCGCAGCTAGAGGAAGAGAGAGGAAATACTCTCTATCGAGGGCCTACGGATAGGGAACGATCAATTATGTCACGGCTTGCAGAGGTCCTTGCACGGGAGGAAGTGATGGCAAAGCAACGATCCAGGATCAGTTGGCTTCGGGAGGGCAACAGGAATACTGAATTTTTTCAGGCCAAAGCCAAAGCTAGAAGCAGAACTAACCGGATCAAGCAGCTCAAGGATGATGATGGCCGTGTCTTTACAGAACAGGTAGACAAAGAAAGATTGGCATGTGATTTCTACCAACGCCTTTTCTCAGCCCAGGATGATCTGGAACCGGAACTGGTGTGTACTCACGTGCCGAGAAAGGTGACGCTGGAGATGAGTGAATTACTAGCGGTACCCTTTTCTGAACAGGAGGTTGAGGCAGCGTTATTTCATATGGGACCAAACAAATCCCCGGGTGTTGACGGCTTCAACGCGGGCTTTTTTCAAACGCACTGGGACCTGGTCAAAAAGTGTGTGATGGAGGCGGCATTGGGTTTTCTGAATGGTGGAGAGCTACCCGAGGAGGTCAATAAAACCTTGCTGGTCCTTATTCCTAAGGTAACTAATCCACAAGATTTAACCCAGTACCGACCGATTTCTCTATGCAATGTCCTATATAAAATTTGTTCCAAGGCGATGGCAAATCGACTTCGCCGGATTTTGGAGGAGGTGATCTCAGCTGAACAAAGTGCGTTCATACCGGGCCGTTTGATTACTGATAATGTCCTGATCGCGTATGAATGCATACACTATCCGAGGAACAAAAGGGGAAAACAAGGTGATTGTGCAATCAAGTTGGACATGGCTAAGGCCTATGATAGGGTTGAGTGGCGATATCTTGAATGCATCATGAGAGCAATGGGATTCCCTGAAGTTTGGATTTCTCTAGTGATGAAGTGTGTGACATCTGTGACCTTTTTAGTGAGGGTGAATGGAGTCTTCTCTGATGAGTTTAAACCGTCGAGAGGGCTACGTCAGGGGGGATCCCATTTCGCCTTATCTGTTTCTAATATGCTCGGAAGGTTTATCATGTATGCTAAAGAACATTGGACCACAATATGTCTCAAGGGGGGTGAGAGTCAGTCGACATGCGCCATGGATCTCGCACCTTTTGTTTGCTGATGATTGTTTGATATTCACACAGGCGTCGAAGAGGGGGGCGGACAGAGTGACAACGATCCTTGACGAGTATCACCGAGGGTCGGGGCAGCTTGTGAATAAAAACAAGTCTGCCATCTTTTTCAGTCCGAATTGTGACGACGAAGACAGAAGGGTGGTTCATACCAGCTTGCAAATTGGTACTGAAGCGCTGGGGGAGCGCTATTTGGGCTTACCTACGGCAGCTAAGCGTGGTGCAACTGACGCGTTCAACTATGTGCCAGCAAGGATGTGCGGCATGGTGGGAGGATGGGCAGAGAAGGGACTCAGTTGTGCTGCTCGGGAGGTACTTCTGAAAGCCAATGCACAGGCGGTGCCCACCTACCCTATGTCTTGTTTCAAACTGTCGCCTACGGTGTGTCAGAAACTTACCTCGACAGTATCTAATTACTGGTGGGGGAGTTCCCTCGATAACCACAAAATGCATTGGCTAAAATGGGAGAAACTCACAAGATCGAAAGAGGATGGAGGAGTGGGCTTTCGTGATTTTGCTTTGTTCAATCATGCAATGCTTGGGAAGCAAGGATGGAGATTGTTTTCACGGCCGGACTCTTTATGCGCCAAGGTACTGAAGGGGAAATATTACCCTAACTGTGATTTCCTTTCAGCTACCAAGAAAAGACGAAGCTCGGCTACGTGGAAGGCAATCCTTCATGGCAGAGACGTCCTTGCCCGGGGTCTGATCAAGAGAGTTGGACCGGGGGACATCAGTATTTGGGAAGACAACTGGATCCCTGGCGTGCGACCTCTCAAACCTTTGGTTCGTATGCCTAGGACCACCGTGGAGCGTGTACGGGGTCTGTTCATACCCGGGACACGTGTGTGGAATGAAGCGTTGATACGTAGCTCATTCTTGGCGTTGGAGGCGGCTGAGGTGCTGAAGATCAAGCCGAGCAACCGTCTAGATGAAGATGTGATCGCCTGGGCACATGAAAAGCATGGGGCTTATTCAGTAAAATCTGCTTACAAGCTGCTCAAGCGGGACCAGATGGAAAAAGCGATGGCCGATGATAACAGGCAGGCATCAGCTTCAGGTGACTCGACCTTTTGGAAGGTGCTATGGAAACTGAATGTGCCACCCAAGGTTCGTGTCTTCTGGTGGAGGGTGCTCCATAATTCCCTGCCATCAAAGTCGGAGCTCAAGAGGCGACATGTGGCAAGAGAAAGCCACTGTGAGGTGTGTGGCAGTCGAGATGAGACCTTGCTTCATGTGTTCTTCGACTGCCCGCTCGCGAAGCAATTCTGGAAAGAGGTGAAGAAGGAGACGGGGATGCCGGTGCCAAGCATACAGAGTTGCACTTGGGCTAGGGATGTTCTCCACATGCGGTCAGGGAGGATCGCGACCACTGAAACAATTATATGTGGCGCCTGGGCACTCTGGACTGGTCGCAACGCGCGTGGTCACGGGTGCAAATCCTGGGAACCAGGTGCTACTGCTCGGTTCATATCAAAGCTTCTGGAAGACCTGGCGTCACTAAAGCGAGCGCCGGTGGTCAGACCGAGGGCGCCGAAAACGAAGTGGGAGAAGCCATCGCCGGGCTGGTTCAAGATCAATACGGATGCGGGCTTCGACCAGGTGACCAATACTGGCTCGGCAGGAGTGGTCATCCGCGATCAAGATGGTCTAGTGGCAGGTGGATCAGCAAGATGGTTTGAGGATGTACCGGATGTGCTTACAGCGGAGGCCATGACGGCGAGGGAGGGTCTCGAGCTGGCTGTGGAATTGGGACTCGACCGGGTGATGCTTGAAGTCGATTGCCAAGAACTCTCGAAGTTGCTGCTAAGTCAACATGCGTCTACTTCACACATCGGAGGCTTATGTTTTGACATTTTAGAGCTAGGCAAGGTTTTTAGTGAGTTTAAGATTAGATGGATTCAAAGGGACGCAAATTCGGTGGCAAACCTTTGTGCATCTATGGTTTCGGCCACTGATCGCTGTCACTTCTGGATTGATAATGCACCGGGCTGGCTAGTCGATCTAGCGGCTGCCGATTGTAATCTTGCCATGAATTAATAGAAGCTCTattactcaaaaaaaaaaaaacccgaccTTACGGTGTGCACGTGCCTGATGGTACTGCCTACGTAATTCTAGTTTTGAACACGCGGCACAGTGGCATCTGCCTTCGCAAGTGACCGATAAATAAGGCTGTGTCAAGTTCCCgaaaagttttccaaaaagtgctacagtagtcattacatcgaatcttgcgatacgtgcatagagcattaaatatagacgaaaaaaattaattgcatagtttggttgaaaatcacgagacgaacattttaaacctaattaatccatgattaaacactaattatcaaataaaaacgaaagtgctacagtaaacaaATTTTCAGATCTCACGACCTAAACACAGCCTAAATAAATTCTTGCTAGTAGTACGTGTGGCCGGGGCCAGCCGCCGGCCGCAGGCGTCGCCGTCAGATGGGATGGAACTCTGCGCCGGAAATATCTCTGGATCGGGTGGTGGCCACTTTTTTCTGAAGACATGGATGAAGCGAAAGAATTCATAAACCTTTACGGTATtagggccagtttagttccatcccattttgtaaaatttttcaaaattttccgtcacatcgaatctttaaatGCATCGAATCTTTAAATGcatgcatgaaatattaaatataaataaaaaataaaactaattacacagtttagacgaaatccacgagacgaatcttttaagtctaattatattatgattggacactatttgccaaataacaacgaaaatactacagtagcactttgccaaaaaatttggcaTCCAAACAAACCCTTAGTCCcggttttaattaattaattcttcTTCTGCACATTGTTGAATTGGTGGTTTTAGGCTTTCAGCATCTTATGTGTCTCAATGTCGACCGACCAGCTGGATGCCTTGCTTGACTGACATATTTTGTGGATATACAGATATTTTGTACCAGCTACTTCCGCTGACTTACGTGTAACAAAATTCCATGGTAAAACTTCTGACGTGTACATGTTGACTTAGACTAGAAAAACCATGAAGTTATTCCACACGAACACACACACATCGATCGGGTCATCTCGTGTGGTGTATGCATATTGTTCTTTGCATCCATCGTCTTGAAGTCAGTAACACGTAAGAGCACCCATGATTTAATTTTAATTCTATTTTTCTTGCAACAACTTTATCTGTCAGCTGTCATTTgcgaccgaattttttattttttggcctttttttaaaaaaaatattcataAATAGACCTCTGGTGGTTTGATTTTCGTTTATGGACCCTGACCTCGGCGCCATGGCTTTtggcgccgaggtcttggcgAGGCGTCGGACATGGCGGTGACCTGGCGCCGACGTGGACAAGGCATCGGCACCATAGATCTTGGCACTGAGCTCGacgtcgtagatcttggcgccgagctgtcACCCTATAGATCTTACGTTTGAAATGAAACAAGTATAATTGTTCCGAGAAACATACAACAACACCATTGTGGTTTAGCTGGTTAGGACGTGCGCGACTTAGCTCAAAGGCCTAGGTTTGAACCCCAGCGCTGAAtctttttttgctatatttttaTAAGCAATAGAACAAGAAAAATTATTTCGAGAATCATTCTATATCTGAGCTGTATTCTAGTTGGTTAGGATGCTTGGCTCTAACATGAGACCTAGGTTCAAATCCAGCAGACAAATTTTATTTGCTGTATTTATTAATCATTTTTTTTGCTTACTTAGTTATTACTAACGTCTTGGGTTCCACCAAACTTTGTTATTATTGACATAAGAGAACACTATTTACTAATTTGTAATT
Above is a genomic segment from Miscanthus floridulus cultivar M001 chromosome 3, ASM1932011v1, whole genome shotgun sequence containing:
- the LOC136544148 gene encoding uncharacterized protein, with the translated sequence MNILSVNCRGCGRPEAVQEIRQLVVEKRPAVVFLMETRMGEERALGLIADLGFQNAIVVKAEGLSGGLVLLWRGDVMIAEMSKSRSHIDVMLSCERLKISHWRLTGFYGEPRRERRKESWYLLRFLRAQSSEPWLCLGDFNEVLAVEEQIGAIERELWQVTAFQDVVSDCGFTDLGFHGVPYTWDNRQDADRNVKVRLDRALGDCKFMDRLGGSEVFHLPLTESDHAGLLVEVRNSEPVARAGGRRPKPFRYENMWKTHGEYNEFVNKSWDPGPGRADLSIVANTLSTLQGALKTWDRDVFGSVTKQVKELRAQLEEERGNTLYRGPTDRERSIMSRLAEVLAREEVMAKQRSRISWLREGNRNTEFFQAKAKARSRTNRIKQLKDDDGRVFTEQEVEAALFHMGPNKSPGVDGFNAGFFQTHWDLVKKCVMEAALGFLNGGELPEEVNKTLLVLIPKASKRGADRVTTILDEYHRGSGQLVNKNKSAIFFSPNCDDEDRRVVHTSLQIGTEALGERYLGLPTAAKRGATDAFNYVPARMCGMVGGWAEKGLSCAAREVLLKANAQAVPTYPMSCFKLSPTVCQKLTSTVSNYWWGSSLDNHKMHWLKWEKLTRSKEDGGVGFRDFALFNHAMLGKQGWRLFSRPDSLCAKVLKGKYYPNCDFLSATKKRRSSATWKAILHGRDVLARGLIKRVGPGDISIWEDNWIPGVRPLKPLVRMPRTTVERVRGLFIPGTRVWNEALIRSSFLALEAAEVLKIKPSNRLDEDVIAWAHEKHGAYSVKSAYKLLKRDQMEKAMADDNRQASASGDSTFWKVLWKLNVPPKVRVFWWRVLHNSLPSKSELKRRHVARESHCEVCGSRDETLLHVFFDCPLAKQFWKEVKKETGMPVPSIQSCTWARDVLHMRSGRIATTETIICGAWALWTGRNARGHGCKSWEPGATARFISKLLEDLASLKRAPVVRPRAPKTKWEKPSPGWFKINTDAGFDQVTNTGSAGVVIRDQDGLVAGGSARWFEDVPDVLTAEAMTAREGLELAVELGLDREFSIKALGAILASARMRLTTTGEKDAHAKRKAATVALFCLF